One window of the Brevundimonas goettingensis genome contains the following:
- a CDS encoding MATE family efflux transporter: MQHDLTQGSITGRLLGMAAFIGMGLLFQTLYFLVDLYFVAGIGSSAIAGVGLAGNAFFLCMAASQMVGVGALSLIARAIGAKTFDQADGVYRQSMIIALGLAAITLVFGYLLAHAGLRLLAADEATARDGVAYLYGFLPALALMYPSNVLGSALRAAGVVRPTMLIQTGTVLLNAVLAPVLIAGWGTGHPLGVFGAGLASSIASALGFIGAVYVFGRSQTIIANPLKLPRPDFAVWKRIIGVGLPSAAEFLLMFITAGVVYGVIRHFGPEAPAGYGVGSRVMQAVFLPAMAVSFAVAPVAGQNFGAGRGDRVRRTVRDAAVLSTGMMLVLTALCHIRPDLMIGAFAHDPKVIEIGSTFLKIISLNFVATGLIFTASGTFQALGDTRPALFGSVSRLITFAGPAIWLSTQPWARLEHVWMLSAASVFVHMLIALFFLRRELAKKLAGLVPREAVPA; encoded by the coding sequence CGGCTCTTGGGCATGGCCGCCTTCATCGGCATGGGGCTGCTGTTCCAGACGCTGTATTTCCTCGTCGACCTCTATTTCGTCGCCGGCATCGGGTCCTCGGCAATCGCGGGCGTGGGTCTGGCGGGCAATGCCTTCTTCCTGTGCATGGCGGCGTCCCAGATGGTGGGCGTCGGCGCCCTCAGCCTGATCGCCCGGGCCATCGGGGCGAAGACCTTCGATCAGGCCGACGGCGTCTATCGCCAGTCGATGATCATTGCGCTGGGCCTCGCCGCGATCACCCTCGTCTTCGGGTATCTCCTCGCCCATGCGGGTCTGCGCCTGCTTGCCGCCGATGAGGCGACGGCCCGGGACGGGGTCGCCTATCTCTATGGTTTCCTGCCGGCGCTGGCCCTGATGTACCCCTCCAACGTCCTCGGTTCGGCCCTGCGCGCGGCGGGGGTCGTGCGGCCGACCATGTTGATCCAGACGGGGACCGTGCTGCTCAACGCCGTCCTGGCGCCCGTCCTGATCGCGGGCTGGGGCACGGGCCATCCGCTCGGCGTCTTCGGTGCGGGCCTGGCCAGCTCCATCGCCTCGGCGCTCGGCTTCATCGGCGCCGTCTATGTCTTCGGCCGGTCCCAGACGATCATTGCGAACCCCCTGAAACTGCCGCGCCCGGATTTCGCCGTGTGGAAGCGGATCATCGGCGTCGGCCTGCCGTCGGCGGCGGAGTTCCTCTTGATGTTCATCACCGCGGGCGTCGTCTATGGCGTCATCCGCCATTTCGGCCCCGAGGCCCCGGCCGGTTACGGCGTCGGCTCGCGCGTTATGCAGGCGGTCTTCCTGCCGGCCATGGCGGTGTCGTTCGCCGTCGCGCCCGTGGCGGGCCAGAATTTCGGCGCCGGCCGCGGCGACCGGGTGCGCCGCACGGTCAGGGACGCCGCCGTCCTCTCAACCGGCATGATGCTGGTCCTGACGGCGCTGTGCCACATCCGGCCGGACCTGATGATCGGCGCCTTCGCGCATGATCCCAAGGTGATCGAGATCGGCTCGACCTTCCTGAAGATCATTTCCCTGAACTTCGTCGCCACCGGTCTGATCTTCACCGCGTCGGGGACCTTTCAGGCGCTCGGCGACACCCGTCCGGCCCTGTTCGGCAGCGTCTCGCGCCTGATCACCTTCGCGGGTCCCGCCATCTGGCTCTCGACCCAGCCCTGGGCGCGGCTGGAGCACGTCTGGATGCTCTCGGCCGCCTCGGTCTTCGTCCACATGCTGATCGCGCTCTTCTTCCTGCGCCGCGAGCTGGCGAAGAAGCTGGCCGGTCTGGTCCCGCGCGAGGCGGTTCCGGCCTAG